The window AAAGAAAGGTCTCTCTTACAGCAGCAATTAATAAATTAGTTAATTAGcattattctcttcctctttggcATATGTGAAGACAGTGAGCTTGATTATGAAAGGATTATGCTTTTCGTGCCTTCTTTATTCATTTAGTGTAATTCTATAAAGTTTTTGTGTACAGCTATTAAATACCAAAAGGAAATGGTGGAATATTTATTGAGATATATACcctactaataaaaaaaattgagattacTTGAAAACACACAGTAGgtattcagtttttttcctgaAGAATACTGCCTTCCTGATCCCCTGCTCTGATAAGTAATGGGGTGAAGTCACAATCCTACATttgataattttctatttatattgtccATTGCTATACACACAAATGAGTTGTAAATTCAGTAATCAGCTGTAGAGGGTGGGAAAAAGTAATAAACTACTAAATAGGGAAATTTTGTGATAAGTTAAAAATCTTAGCAAACACACCTGGAACTGaaaatattagttaaaaaaaagtaagtgtTTTTTGAAGAACAGTATAATTGgaatttttcttctgtatttgctTTTCAGTTGTACGATATTGTTTTCTAAGATAAATGGACATTTATTTCTTAATCAGTTCAAGCCACAAGAgtaatagaaatttaaatctcATATTTCAAGTTCATATTTCAGACCTCTTTGCAAAAAAGATAATTGGCtggttttaaaacatttttactatGTTGCTTTTGCTTATGTAGCATTTAGCACAACAGGATTTTGCTCATAGTAGGGCCATAATATTGGTTCTTCTTAGTATAACTTAAGGAAGAAACTCCTCCCACATAATATTGTGtcattcattttaagaaaagtacAGGTCTTGTGATCATGTATCTTTCCTACTTATTGATTGGGTTTCACAGtcatagatttaattattttttcttctaccatgATTTGCTTCATTGTACTATTCATATAATCAAGTTAGAACAATGGGTTttgattccagaaaaaaaatatgccCTAGAATCTATAATCCTGGATTTAATTCTGTAGTGTTTTCAGTTAGAATGGCCAAGTGTTCAGGTTCAGAGGGGTGCCAGCTTGGTAATTTGACTCAAACTGCATGGTGAGAATAATCTCTTTCCTAAAATGAAGCACAAGGATAAGTAATAACTTTTTATGCATGATAAGCATCAAAAATATGAACCTGCTGGTCTtggcttttcatttttctttacctttGTCTTTCAGGGAGAACCTCCTGCCGTGTGCACACGATGTGATCAATAACTCAATAACTTTTTTCATGCAGTAATTATCTCTATGTGGTATTATCTGAacactgtttttctttattactcaAAAGATGCAGGAGATATTTATATAACCAGCTGATCCCATTTTGGATGAAGGTGCTTTGTGACAGCAGGagaaatagtttcttttaaatAGCCTTTTTAAACTAACATGCTTTAGAAAGCTTTTACTTGTTAATTTTCACTTAACATGGAAAAAGGTGAATGAATACAAAGATGCTTCATTTATTTAACtcaattcttaaaattttatggTAAGTTGTAAATAATGTCAATCAGGTTTTTCTTATGTCATTCATTTTGACAAATATAACTATTTTAAGCAGTTTATTGTTGAAGAAGTAGAATATTGTTTGTTGAATATTCAGATGAGAAAACCTCTGACAATTTGTAATTTCTCTAAAGCATCTACATGTTTAGTAAAGGTTTTGAATATTTTCTGAGATACCTGCATATTTAGACACTtaacaatattatatttatagacagaAATCTTGCAAGAGTCTCGAATGATGATTCCAGATTGCCAACGCAGATTGGAAGCTGCACGTTCTGATCTTCTACAGCTGGTGGTATGTAAAGCagggaattttgttgttatattttaagCCTTTTTCAACAAAATGCACCAAAGACTCAAATCTCATAAGTGTTACTCAAGACTACTTGAAAAATTTCAATTCAGCTGCATTATGGCATTTTTAATATTGCAAAAAATCTATTATAGATCCTGGTCTTAGTTATCAACTGCAGTAATATTTTCAAACTTAACATTAGATATAAGTGAATTTGAATTAATAGTCAATTGTCAGAGCTTGCAGCTGTGCTTTTTCTACTCTTTCTAACCATTTCTTTTagcaaatgtttgttttgtttacattCACTTCCTCTAAGTATTTTATTCTACATATCAATATGGTCTTTTCAAAGTGTAGTGTCTAACTGTTAAACATGAATAtggaacttttaaaaaggaatccagatttttttcagaACCAGATACTATTCTGTATaagatttaaaactaaataaaatattctacctctgcctcccccaccccccccattCAGTAGTATTTGGATCTAGATTAAAAGCACTTTGACCATACATATAGGTTATTAAGGCCACCTAATTCAGAGGGGATTCTATTTTGTAAAATGTGAagcaattttttattcttttccagtttttgtacacagaaaattccaagcattactaaaatattcacaaagaacaaaagatctgtaccattattaattaattaataaatttcatGATGAAttctaatctcttttcttttttaaatccagATATATGATTAATTCCATATAGGGAACTCTAATAGATAAACTCTTCCTATCAAAGTAGATAGGCAGTAGTTTTGTAACTTAAAATCTTAGTTACCTGAATCACAGAGAAATAAGTTGGCTTGCCCTAATTCACATTGTTAATATGGCAAAAATGGaactcaaatccaggtcttcagCTCCATCCACTATAGCAcattactttttatttgtttctttatccaAAGTTAATTATTAGCTATATAATTTCTTCCTGAAATgtcattttcctatatatttttttcaaaatagtcttttaaaaattaaagcatgctatttttttaCTTCGTGAGAGGTTTTAGGCcagttatatgtatgtatatgtgtatatatacatatgtgtgtatatatgtatgtattgagAACTGTAGActttatttgctttaaaatatatatttcattgagTCTGGATATTATCTACACTTGGTAACATTTccaaattttatcaaattatttgaCTAATAATTTTCCCTAGTTCTATATCATTTGTTGAACATAAACCTTTCaagaatctttaaaaagtatTGTAAAGGAGAAAAGACCCTGGATTATTGGCAGTTAGATAGGAAGAGGTTGTTTTGAAAGAAAGGcacaataatgaagagaatctaACATATTAAAGTACTGTTTTGGCTAACAGAATACACTCATTAACCCCTTAATTGCTAGAATGTTTATTTGCTTTCATGAAGCAGTAGCCTAAAGGATTGATTCTTTAAAATCACTTAGAAGTACTGTCTTAGAGTCATACCTTTATACATACTGTCCAAGACATCATTAAAGACATGAATATTTTGTCATAAACAAAACACTAAACATTGTACCAGATCTGTAAATGTTCTTAAAGTTCTAAAAATTTGATCAAATGATAAAAGTAATACTATTTTAACTAAAATGTTAGACAAAGTGAAGTAATTATCTTTTCTCAcatgaaatgtattttaatattcCGAATTATTgaattttgtaaatgttttatgTTTAGATGATTAATGCCTTATTTAATTCCTGACAAAAGTCATAATTATCATTATACTAAgtgttatatttaaaaattcgTCAAAATGACTTTATTTATACAGTAATGTCCAACTATAAAAAGTGTCCTCTCTTCCCTATCCTGAAAAGGGAACATGATTGAATTAATTGATCCATATCTAAAGATATAACATGATACCTGGTAGTCAAGTCCTTTTGAATTGTAAGATTTTCATGGATGTTAATAATGCTGGAATTGCAACAAATGACTGTGTCTCAAATGGCTCAtagtggacatttaataaatgcttgttgaatttaattgaattttaaaaactcatttttattgtttcattttaggaAAACGAAAAAGACTTAGAAGAAGCTGAAGAATATAAAGAAGCTCGTTCAGTTCTGGATTCAGTGAAGTTAGAAgcttaaaatgtttctttctgctgaatgaattttttccccattaaacaCTGGGATCCATTCCACATTTTATTATGGTTGGTCATTCTTTCTGTGTTCCAATAGTGTGAGAAtgtgattcatttttctttatgtagTCTCATCTCTTTgacttttcttaatttaaaaatgtatcaaaTAAATGGTTTAGCCTGATATAGATGCTTATTATTTTGTAGAGTTTTATTGACTAATAAGCTATCTTTAACCTATTTATACCTGAAAAGTAAGATTAGTAATATTGCATTTGAATTTTTACTTGGATATGTTGTTTCCAAATCATGATTCTGTTAAGTATGTTTTGGCTTAGAAAATTTTTtgtatacagaaaataaaaatttgaccAGTTTGTGTTATGTATTCTAAATAAGGTGTGTGTAGCATCTGAGGATGGGGGGCGGGGGAAGAAAGACAGTTCTCAGGGGATAATACCATGTATATTTTCCCTTCATAATGAAGACTTAACATTTTCACTAATTGGAATTGGGTAAATGAATATGACACCATTATGtgatgaataaaaagataaaagtaataaGTATATAACAGAAAGAACAAAAGTGTAGAATAACCACTACAGAGAATTTGAAAATAGGACTCTTAAAAATACTGTTGTGATTtggttaaataaatgtttgttttttttaaatctactctTGATTATCTGTCCTAATCTAGGGAACAATGTATCTTTTTGACAGTTTTATCAGTCCAACTATAAAATTATCCTACATCTGTTGTACTAATTTTGCAAAACACATATGATTTAAACTGTttagaaaatgcattttaaaagctTATTTAGATTTCATGGATACCAACTTAGCATCACCATACTTCATAGGAAGAGATATTAGTCTCAGCAATCAAGACCAATACTAACAGAGTTGAAATTTAGGAAAATATTGCCAGAAAAACACTGGAATATGTTTTTTGCTTTAAGAAATGGATAATAAAATGTAAGTAATAGATTATATTCCAAGTAGGGCTGTGTAGTAGAGTGGTTTATCTAATCTTGAAAATCGTAAATAAATAGAAGCTACTAAGCAATGAAAATCATAACATCCAAgtacaataatatatatgtacatgtttatgtatttttaagtgtctgaaaaaattttaaagtaaacaataatatctatattttcaAAACCTGTTATGTAATACTATGAAGATAAGGGAGttatagcaaaataaaattttctcatgCAACAGATGTTTCTGTCAAAATCTCACCTTTAAGATCAAAAATAAGCTTGAagtattttccattcttttttttaaaaagactcaactttttaaaattagattaagaAATTTATAAACTAAATATCACTACAGTCTTAACATTCATAATTGTGTAGGAGTTGAATTTGTATTATtgggaaataaaagattttagagtatattataattgttttcaAGTACTTAACTAGTAAAttagataaatatgtataatcaggTGGAGCACAGATATGCCCCTTCACACACTAATCAACTTATATTTATGATCAATATGTCTTTAATAAAATATGTCTTAGTAAGCATTATATTAAACTTGTTAAGGAACCTTGCAGTCAccttcctgttttgttttgttttttaaatttgacatAAAGTGTCTTTTGTAATGACTATCTTGCAGTCAAGTATAACTTGTAAACTTGAAATCCATCCTCAGAAAATTTCTAGAACAAGTTATAAAATGGATACTTTATAAGGAAATCCGTGATCTCCTGGAGTCCACCAAAATTTCACTAAGCACAAAACATACCAGATTAACAGTTTCACTTGAATTTACCTAATTTAGCTAATTGCAGATCAGAGTTAATCATAAGAActtagattaaaatttttttttgcaaaatgcaAGATAGGAGAAGAGGCCAAGGCCCAGTTATAAGAGATAGCAACAATTTTGACATAAAGATGACCttgggaccttgggcaagtcacctttaCCACCCCCCTCTCTCTAGGAATCACAATTAAAGTAATATTGAGAGCAAGACAAATTTCACAGTATTCTCCCATACATTCTCTTTTTGCCTATATATTAACTCATGAACATGCCCCAATGTAGATTCTTTTGActtttagaggaaaagaaaaagtgtcAGAAGGGTCACTTTTCTTTTATGAACTGTCATAGAAAAagatgaatgaaggaaagaagtgattcaaagaaatatgaagaataaaaaattttgaagtaaCATAAAGGAACCTTGTATCAAAAggtcagagatgaggaaactgccagaaagaaaggaaggaaaaagaattgtaGCTACATCATAATATATACCTATCATGTGTCAGCTCTCAGATCTTTGAAGAGAATTATCATGTATGCCCAAACACTTCTCCATACAAATATGTCTATTTCCTTCAGCTCTTCATATAGCTTCAtttgtaaagaaggaaagaaacaagtttaaaaaaaaaaaaaacttcaaaggaAGGTAAAAGTGTTAAATTATATGAGGCCTCTAATTTAAATCCCTTATATGACTGCTCATCTCTTTTCAAGACACCAACTCTGAATTGCTTCTACCATCTGCCTTCTTTATTCCTAATTGCTTGCTATTTAACACCAAGCTACATTCAGCTCCCCTTCAGCTAGTGATCCAGATATGTGCAGCACAGCTTTCTTACCATCTGCCTGGTACTTATTTGCTTTCCATGTCTGAAGCAAAATTCTATGATCTGGACCTGCACAATTTGTCTCCAGCCAGGCCCTCTGAGAGTTAATTCCCTAAGTGAGCTAATACTCATctttgaaacttaaaaaattGAGACTAAGCTTTCTTGATGATTGACTGAATGCAAACTCAACTAGCCTGCTCTACCTAACGTGCCCCAGATAAGACCATGATCACATCCCATCCAGCCGGCTAAGACAGCCATCTTGCCAGTTACCCCATCAAGAGAAGATTTACAAAAGCTGACAAAATAGGAAAACTAAGCAAGCAAtccaggaaaagccaaaacaataagcaaatattttagaaagaagaaacgtaagtttaaaaaaaaccccaaaatttcaaaggaatgtAAAAAGTGCTAAATTATATAAGACCCCCAAGAAGTGACAAAACTCCAAGAAGCTTCACATAGCTTCTAAGATCAATAAAGGAGTTTTTAGTTAACTGAAATGAGGGTTGAAATTAGAGTATAAACTAACATGAGTAACaggatagatttttatttttactttctacagcaaatgaatgaaaaactccaaaatggtagattctctttaaaaagatatgacagaattggaaaacaaaaatacaaagaaatggagTTGAATGAAACTTTTTTAAAGATTGGAAACAACAACACACTACAAGAAAAGAATATTGAAGAAGATAACTTTTTTATACAACATAAGTCCCAGATGCTATGTTGtataaaaaagttaacaaacaTCTTGGAacaagataaagaagaaaaaattcaactCTCATGTTTTCAGCAACGTTGTCATATGctttcaatgaaaatgaaaataatatcaaagtCAGCTACAGCATTGttagtaaatttttttaacttgaaaaaggTACAAGCCAAGCCTAAAGTGTAGGGAGAGTTGGTGTGTGACTTCTTGTTCAAACATGATTGTGCATTTAGTGCATCTCTGAGGCTGAGATGTAACAGAATGTGgattgtgctaattttggtctgacagttaataagaaaattaagttcATCAACCAGCACCATCCCACCCATACGTGGACCCATCAGTTGTAGCAAAGGAGAAATATTGAATGCTGAAAGTTCACTTACACTTGGCAATATATTTTTGAGGGATGtacacatagatgatgaggttCACATACACATTGCCGTAGCTAACTCAATGGGAGAAAAAAGGTATTGGAGTACAACTCTTAACAGGCTGGCCATGTTGTTCAAACTTAGTCTTTTGACTTTTACAGGTAATTCACACAAGGCAAACACTCAACATGGAGGTTAATAACAAGTAATACTTAGATACTCAAGAtttttctgaagaactttggaatcaattgtgagAGAACTAGCATGGTATGTctgcatcaaagaaggcactgtgtGTTCTAAGAGCAGAGCAGAATTACAGTAAttcaaaggaaatgtgaaatgtgAAAATTTTAGATACATCTCTACTCCAAATATTCATGTGaattatttgtgtctgatctaTGAGATCATATTGATCGATAAGCTGAAGTGTAAGACCCAGTGTTCTTGACTTCCATATAGTGATGTAACTTGATCCCCCTTtaaaatgaaagacaacaaccaatcaaGCTGTATATGACagtcacactttttaaaaatcaaatctaaatttagaaattaagaataaaaaagcagTCACAAACAAAACAGATTTCATCTTTGAAAGATTACTCATATAGATTATTATAAAGACCAGTAATAGGGATCTGGACTTGGTGAAGAGCAGCGAGACAGAGGCGTAAAAACAAATTCTCCTTAATTATAGACTTGATTACTAGTGGTGGTCATTCCTCCATTATGTCTTTTTAAAGAAgagtacaattttaaaaatgcaaaagaaatgatagaaatgtGCAAAAATTAACAATTCTAacagtgaatgtgaatgaaattagctcatccataaaatggattGGAGCcatcaatatattgtttacaataaatatatttgaaatgctttttttttttttttaaaccacagaaACTAGCTAGAACAGAATTTATGCCTAAAggttatagataatgaaatagaTATTCTGGACCTGAGATTTTATTAACAAGAGAATTCTTGTACCAATTCAAGTTTtcactttctctgcaacttacagGCTTAGCAAGCTTTGTAGAACAGTGGGAGCTTGTAGGTTCTGTCCAGGTGTGTACCAGAAGCAGTACTTCAATAGTTTATTTTAGCTTCAAAGTTGGCTATCAACTATGCCGTTCTGCcttttatatattctctctctttttacatatatacatacatacatatactgaATGGAGCAGCATTGAAAGACTTGAAGGGAAAAGTTTAGAGGAGAAATAGACAAATATGCAAAGAAGGATAAAGCAAAATGTAATATGAGAATAGCTAATGATCATACATATGCAAATAAGTTTGTATCTTTCTATTCCCACTCAGTAATTTCCAGTGAATTGCCAGTGACATAcgtatagtataaatatatttattagttgtgtatgACAACCTTCTAAAAGTTAAATGCCCTgatataaaaaccttaaaaacttaaaaagtatTCATGAAAACTCTTTACTAAATGTAATtcaaattttaatgaatatagatcctcagaaaaaataattaaaacttaagTGGAGAATAATCTAATATTAAAAATTGGTGGGTCAAAGAACATAGAAAGAATAGaacatttcaaaaaaggaaatgaaaacaatgaaatcatataCCAAACCTTTTAGCTTGCATttaaagcagttattaggggaaataaACACTTTGTCaacaaaacagaattaaaaaaaaaaaaagtatgtattgTCCATACCTACTAGAAAGCAAGTCCAAAAAAGTCACacaatcacaaaaatagaaattataagtaTCAAGAGATAAACAAAATCCATTAAATTGAGAAATTCAAAAGCTGTTTATTTTAGATGAGAGTTCAcaacaaaattagaaataaaggaaattataaagattttctttaaagttataaatgtcaggatgaatatttacaaaaataaccaaattaacaaaacaaagatgaatagaatttaaataatctcaaaacaaaaattgaacataatggaattttcactttaaaagaacttttatctgaaatcttttccttcccacttctTTCAGGTCACTGAGATCTAGTTCCCTCATGATGACCCTGATTTCTTGATCACAATGTTTGCACCAACTTACTTTCTCCAACTCAGTGGTTGAAGTTGGGGGGGGAGTTGGAAATActctacatgcatatatatatatatatatataaacatgataatatagaatatatataatgtgtatttgtatttatatacacatatattatacctGATTTATTTGGTGTAGGGAATTTCCACTGAACTGTTCTGCAATTTATGTTGTAATAGAGTTATTGGGGCACTGAGAGATTAGATGATTGATAGTCACAAAGTTTGTGTCACATATTGGAATTAAACCTACATCCTCTTGACCTTAAGACTAGATTCTACTTTCTGTGCTATGCTACCTCTAATATGAGGTTTgctcaccaaaaacaaaacaaaacaaaaaatatatttggcCAAAAAAGTAGGCAAATTGACAATATTTGATAAGCAGTTAATAAGTTCCAGTATTTTCCCCACTTTGTATCTAATCCTATTTCAGATACCTTGAGCACTAATAACTCTATGCTCTCATAGTTGTGTTGCTTCTAACACAGACATTTTAGGCTCTTTTCCCCACCTTTGTTCGCTTTGCTGTTACTTCTACCCACTTAATAAACACAATTTGAGTCTAAATATGGTAGCACCACTGTTCTTGACAGtgagtttattttaaaaacttttaaaggtATTTTATATCTTCTGTCTCTTTGCTGTCTTGCTTCCACTTTCATCAAGACAATTCTGATTAGTTGGGTATGTCAGGGAGTTTTTCTAAAACTGGATTTACCTTCTATTACTACTCAGTTTTGTGATCCTCATAACTTCCAATTATGCTTTCTGAGATTTTACAGAGGAGTTTACATTATTCAATACTACTGTTGCTCCTGAGtgttctctctcactttttagcAAATTAAGCAGAGGATTAGCTGATTTAGGTGGCTTTTAAGCTTTTTTGGTCTCCTTGTGGCAGTCCTTGTGGCAGTTGAATTTGTTAAACTTCTATGTGAAATCACAATTGTCTTTCAATATCCTTTCACCCACATATATCCCATTTGGGGGCATTATAATGCATTTAAATGGTCaaaatagaattgttttaatttcattacatgtctttttttcatctctttagcATCATATTTTTGACCTCTGCTCTAACAAAATGGTAGTCTACACACAGCTGATTCAGAAATGACTCACATTTGTAACCAGTAATTTCCCCTCTATCAAAAtgtagtcatttttattttgagtgACGTTGACTAGTTCTTGCCATACCTAGAACCTCCTGGTTCTTTTCTTGATTCATAATTGTGTAGTATATAAGTCTCTAGAAActcattttttaacttttgatcTTTATCTTCTGATCTATTTTGGTTGTCCTTATCCCCAATTTTGCATTGAAGTCAGTGAGTATCAAATTATATGTTGACTATTTGGAGGATTTTTATtgagacttttaaaattaaattttattgatatatttcattatttaatgtCATCATAGTATTGTTCAGTATCTGTTCATCCTTCCCAGAGAGCCATACTACATAATAGTACTACATAATAgtatgggtcaaagggtatgagcaTCTTAATTATTTCACTTGCATAAGGGCAAAATGGGGGATGGAtgattgtaatgttcttctctcaAATATAGTGGTTCTCTGgcagcaggtttcttggggggcttctggaggcagccttagtttcagttcagttcaatagtCACCTCAAATAtagccagctgttaaaatccaatcctttattgtctcttctaaaatagcccggttagctttccttggttcggagaactcttgttgctagtcctttgcctctgccagcttcagcctccagttccctctgaatcctttgttctgcccaactgaatcctggcttctcaatctcccagagtgctcccagtaggcttgtccttttatatgctcttttagaggtgtgaactcaaagtttgactcctcctctgagagtgggattgtgggcttcTTTCTTGTGAATCTTCTCCACTCCTCTCTGACTTGTTAATCTCCTGGActctcctctctgacttgtgaatcttgtagaactccaatgagtactaaatacattagggagctagagaactgttaagtaccatactaaattagataattgacttggcaccttgtaagaatcctaacatctgctttttttttattttagaatataggtggtcatgacctccctgatttctaaaggaggtgagaaccccccaaaaaggtgatcacaccttccctgagtgctcaaaaaaggaatgaaaacaccataaaaaggtgatcatgccttccctgacatctcagggagatgaaaacaccaaaggaaatgggaaataaaatcagattaatgggtttctgaaggggctcactcttaaaacaggtatatataaatccatcaatatgagAGGTATTGCACATAATTACattaattacataagcacatagtaacataacacaggctagaagtgatataacaaatagcatgaatcaacatgagaatttatacacgtccataagtcctagaaatagtccaaaagaaatctatcgtccattagttcatgtgccaggaatccaataattcctgcaagctttgaagtcctgcaacagtctttatcaacaatttttcatctcaagaaatccaatgattactgctggttttaaagttctttaacagtctcattatcagccatgctccttcagtgtcagatGCTTTTTAgatcttctttgttttgaggtttttctccttttcagtctctctctccaggtgctcattgccacccatctgtttcctttgtCTGTAGGAAtgcaagcaaaccctctctcccaggcagttaacctaattcccttctatttatcacATTCTAAATCtttcctcatcatctggcaatttacattggagctgtttgcactggacattgccttgttggtttaaaaagcctgtgttctccccaattgtaatccctttctactatctgattgcttttctgatgattgatcatgtaatccctttctgtcATCTGATATCGTTTTTGCTGATTGagcacatcagagtcctgaccttctaaagactctttgggtgtaaactcagctgctatcatgccccacctgtcttttgattaAGGTCTTGAAGCTGGaccccacctctcatttccctgggtcagtctatattcagaggcccagtggaagcctcagttgcattttggacatggggtttggggttttctctcaccctgtcttctcactctatctccatatctacaatggactctcaaatgtccaacttttccataCTGAAAACGTTGacaattttctctagaagtctcttgccaagaggtatcctgtcttcccatgttcatcatactctgggtataataagcatttgtgcccactgtagcacagcatcttatgatctcctctaaaggagcatctttgtagtccccatat of the Sarcophilus harrisii chromosome 1, mSarHar1.11, whole genome shotgun sequence genome contains:
- the TBCA gene encoding tubulin-specific chaperone A, which encodes MADPRVRQIKIKTGVVKRLVKEKMMYEKEAKQQEEKVDKMKAEDAENYAIKKQTEILQESRMMIPDCQRRLEAARSDLLQLVENEKDLEEAEEYKEARSVLDSVKLEA